A stretch of the Bacteroidota bacterium genome encodes the following:
- a CDS encoding outer membrane beta-barrel protein, giving the protein MKKVLMLLLATAFSGTVAFAQDGENDLKNFRFGLKAIPMITWYKPDDAAKFESGGAMLKFGYGLSTEFRLNKVAVIATGLQVDYDGGRINLKDTAYYFLSRDNELIEPGDTANFTGESTFRLNKRTYNTTYVTIPLTLKLKTNEIGYMTYYGQFGVNASVRARSRANDEVTPVPTDAHEKLLNSSDMQFMKLALNVGLGAEYNIQGSTSLVFGVNYINGFTNVARKESRYLFRTASNNNNALKQDFRANAVQITVGVLF; this is encoded by the coding sequence ATGAAAAAGGTATTGATGCTTCTTTTAGCCACTGCATTCTCAGGCACCGTGGCGTTTGCCCAGGATGGCGAAAACGATCTAAAAAACTTCCGTTTCGGGCTCAAAGCCATTCCAATGATTACCTGGTATAAGCCCGATGATGCTGCAAAATTTGAAAGCGGCGGCGCTATGCTCAAATTCGGCTATGGTCTTTCTACCGAATTCCGCCTCAATAAAGTAGCCGTTATTGCTACCGGCCTTCAGGTTGATTATGACGGCGGCCGTATCAATTTAAAAGACACCGCTTACTATTTCCTCTCGCGCGATAACGAACTGATTGAACCCGGCGATACCGCAAACTTCACCGGCGAAAGCACGTTCCGTCTCAACAAGCGTACATACAACACCACCTACGTGACCATTCCGCTTACGCTCAAACTCAAAACCAACGAAATCGGTTACATGACCTACTACGGCCAGTTTGGTGTAAACGCATCTGTACGCGCACGTAGCCGGGCAAACGACGAAGTGACCCCTGTTCCTACTGATGCGCATGAAAAACTGCTCAACAGCAGCGATATGCAGTTCATGAAACTGGCGCTAAACGTAGGCCTCGGTGCCGAATACAACATTCAGGGTTCAACATCACTGGTGTTTGGTGTCAACTACATCAACGGTTTCACCAACGTAGCCAGAAAAGAATCGCGCTACCTGTTCCGCACAGCGTCAAACAACAACAACGCACTCAAGCAGGACTTCCGCGCAAACGCCGTTCAGATTACAGTAGGCGTGTTGTTCTAA